Sequence from the Streptomyces sp. R33 genome:
ACGAAGGACGCCGTGTTGATGATCGAGCCGCGGCCCTGGCGCTGCATGTAGGGCAGGGCGGCCTTGCAGCACAGGTACACGGAGGTGAGGTTGACGTCCTGGACCCGCTTCCAGGCCTCGAGACCGGTGGTGAGGATCGAGTCGTCGTCCGGGGGCGAGATGCCCGCGTTGTTGAAGGCGATGTCGACGGAGCCGTAGGTGTCGAAGGCGGTCTTGAAGAGGGCCTCGACCTCCTCCGGGCTGGTGACGTCGACCTTCACGAACAGGCCGTTCACCTCTTCGGCGGCGGCCTTGCCGGCCGTCTCGTCGATGTCGGCGCAGACCACGTTGGCGCCCTCGGAGGCCAGACGGCGGGCGGTGGCCAGGCCGATGCCGCTGCCGGCTCCGGTGATGACGGCGGTACGGCCGACCAGGCGGCGGCAGACGATCTCGGTGTCAGAAGTGGTCATGGTGTGCTCAGGCCTCCGTGCTGATGAAGACGTTCTTGGTCTCGGTGAATGCGGTGAGGGCGTCGGGTCCGAGCTCGCGGCCGAGTCCGGACTGCTTGTAGCCGCCGAAGGGGGTCCA
This genomic interval carries:
- a CDS encoding 3-oxoacyl-ACP reductase; protein product: MTTSDTEIVCRRLVGRTAVITGAGSGIGLATARRLASEGANVVCADIDETAGKAAAEEVNGLFVKVDVTSPEEVEALFKTAFDTYGSVDIAFNNAGISPPDDDSILTTGLEAWKRVQDVNLTSVYLCCKAALPYMQRQGRGSIINTASFVAIMGAATSQISYTASKGGVLAMSRELGVQFAREGIRVNALCPGPVNTPLLQELFAKDPERAARRLVHIPLGRFAEPTEIAAAVAFLASDDSSFINATDFLVDGGISGAYVTPL